One Setaria italica strain Yugu1 chromosome I, Setaria_italica_v2.0, whole genome shotgun sequence DNA window includes the following coding sequences:
- the LOC101775452 gene encoding putative disease resistance RPP13-like protein 3 isoform X3, which translates to MDLVAGAVGSVIGKLGELLQAEYKLQKGLPEQIESLKHELESAQTALSKVGEVPPEQLDPQVRLWASEVREASYDMEDILDTFLIEVADPAEKKDGLLKRLQKKMSKLFNKSKARHTIAGAIEDMKKRLQEVADRRDRFSVAVALPAPATKPDPRLADMHKEAAQLIGIDKARAELIAMLQPMSHGNGDSDVSSGGGSSSSSKMKIVSVVGVGGLGKTTLAKAVYDELGPRYDCGAFLSVGRKPDLAQILKEIFLLLDKKEYEAIRDVKNESLLIGELRKFLQNKRYFIVIDDVWDIPTWKTIKSALVENNSGSRVITTTRNRDVANREEVYELRALSPDHSEKLFITRLFGVNGKYPTHHPAEASEKILKKCGSVPLAIITMASLLVGKSREDWFDVCNSPGFYRGKGNQQVDDTEWILSLSYYDLPSYLRTCLLYLSVYPEDYEIEKDSLIWKWIAEGFVEKKSGTSLFQQGEEYFNQLINRSMIQAVESKRMGIVSGCRVHDMVLDLIRDLSYKENFVTISSNDDERTSPHQNRVRRLAHHNRIMKQTQQDDYMDMAQVRSLVACRCDFDSWILHPSFKIMRVLVLEGCGVPWEAWQGLIKHLGNLLHLRYFSLRNTFGGFYELPEEIGKLKFLQTLDLESSGIRVLPSAVCQLTQLVCLRGDRLHTYAPDGSFLRKVMSLEYLRIRIDNLDEESQRQFMKDLGNLSELRVLDITVDRLEGMVRSDLVHSLGNLHKLEHLEFHSAKFLPFRRVPSWISPTHLPILRYLWLPVDHMNESSLRNLGGLPELHTLWLMTTRRMLPACTATVANITAGDGFFKKLRCCWLYGWMVQLVLNENSTGVSFSIWNGMGAIAFGSKTKDEYSKSVAPPPVMPNLQELFFDIPVRALYKDGKGSCGDLGLECLPLLRSVQIAVNCEGASANDVEKAETELRNTAKLHPNSPRINFKRYNEHKIMAQSTDQDDEEPDDAGDNNVSMKQQEGGA; encoded by the exons ATGGATCTTGTGGCCGGGGCGGTGGGCAGCGTCATCGGCAAGCTCGGCGAGCTGCTCCAGGCGGAGTACAAGCTGCAGAAGGGCCTGCCTGAGCAAATCGAGTCTCTGAAACATGAGCTCGAGAGTGCGCAGACGGCTCTCAGCAAGGTGGGCGAGGTGCCGCCGGAGCAGCTCGATCCCCAGGTCCGGCTGTGGGCTAGCGAGGTCAGGGAGGCGTCCTACGACATGGAGGACATCCTCGATACCTTCCTCATCGAGGTGGCTGACCCAGCTGAGAAGAAGGATGGCCTGCTCAAACGTCTCCAAAAGAAGATGTCCAAGTTGTTCAACAAGAGCAAGGCGCGCCACACCATCGCCGGCGCCATCGAGGACATGAAGAAGCGACTCCAGGAGGTGGCTGACCGCCGTGACAGGTTCTCCGTTGCGGTGGCTCTACCTGCCCCAGCGACCAAGCCGGATCCTCGCCTTGCGGACATGCACAAAGAAGCGGCGCAGCTCATCGGCATCGACAAGGCGAGAGCAGAGCTCATAGCCATGCTTCAGCCGATGTCTCACGGCAATGGAGATTCTGACgtctccagcggcggcggtagcagcagcagcagcaagatgAAGATAGTTTCTGTGGTTGGAGTTGGAGGACTGGGCAAGACGACTCTTGCCAAGGCTGTTTACGATGAGCTTGGTCCGCGATATGATTGTGGAGCCTTTCTTTCCGTTGGCCGGAAACCTGACCTGGCGCAAATCTTAAAAGAAATCTTCCTTCTTCTCGACAAAAAGGAGTACGAGGCCATTCGTGATGTAAAGAACGAATCCCTGCTTATAGGCGAACTCCGAAAATTCCTCCAAAACAAGAG GTACTTCATCGTTATTGATGATGTATGGGATATACCAACTTGGAAGACAATTAAATCAGCCTTGGTTGAGAATAATAGTGGAAGTAGAGTAATCACAACTACTCGTAATCGAGATGTAGCCAACAGGGAGGAGGTTTACGAGCTACGCGCACTTTCTCCTGATCACTCAGAGAAATTATTCATAACGAGGCTGTTTGGTGTTAATGGCAAATATCCTACTCATCACCCTGCGGAGGCATCTGAAAAGATTCTGAAAAAATGTGGTAGTGTACCATTAGCTATCATCACAATGGCCAGTTTGCTGGTGGGTAAATCAAGAGAAGATTGGTTTGATGTGTGCAACTCTCCTGGTTTCTATCGTGGTAAGGGTAACCAGCAAGTAGATGATACTGAGTGGATATTGTCTCTTAGCTACTATGATCTGCCTTCTTATCTAAGGACCTGCTTACTGTATCTAAGTGTGTATCCAGAAGACTATGAGATTGAGAAAGATTCTTTGATATGGAAATGGATAGCTGAAGGTTTCGTGGAGAAGAAAAGTGGAACCAGCTTGTTTCAGCAGGGAGAGGAATACTTCAATCAGCTCATAAATAGAAGCATGATCCAGGCGGTCGAGTCAAAAAGGATGGGCATAGTAAGTGGCTGTCGTGTTCATGACATGGTTCTTGATCTCATCCGTGACTTGTCATATAAAGAAAATTTTGTGACTATCTCATCAAATGATGATGAAAGAACATCACCACATCAGAACAGGGTGCGCAGGTTAGCTCACCATAACAGAATTATGAAGCAAACTCAGCAGGACGATTACATGGATATGGCACAAGTGAGGTCATTGGTTGCCTGTAGGTGTGATTTTGATAGTTGGATCTTGCATCCAAGCTTTAAAATCATGCGAGTGCTAGTTTTAGAGGGATGCGGAGTACCTTGGGAAGCCTGGCAGGGTCTTATTAAGCACCTTGGAAATCTACTTCATTTGAGGTACTTTAGTCTACGAAATACATTTGGTGGGTTTTATGAGCTCCCGGAAGAAATAGGAAAACTGAAGTTTCTACAGACACTTGACTTGGAATCTTCTGGCATACGGGTACTGCCATCGGCCGTTTGCCAGTTAACGCAGTTAGTCTGCCTACGTGGTGACCGCCTCCATACGTACGCGCCGGATGGCTCGTTCCTGAGGAAGGTGATGTCATTAGAGTACCTGCGTATACGTATTGATAACTTGGATGAGGAGTCCCAGCGGCAATTTATGAAGGATCTTGGCAACCTGAGCGAACTCAGGGTGCTCGACATTACTGTCGATCGTTTGGAAGGGATGGTGCGGTCAGATCTAGTGCATTCACTAGGCAATCTCCACAAACTCGAGCATCTGGAGTTTCATTCCGCAAAATTTCTACCGTTCCGTCGGGTGCCATCATGGATTAGTCCCACGCATCTCCCCATCCTCCGCTACTTGTGGTTGCCTGTGGATCATATGAACGAGTCAAGTCTGCGAAACTTGGGTGGGTTGCCAGAGCTCCATACCCTCTGGTTAATGACAACGCGTCGGATGTTGCCAGCTTGCACCGCAACGGTAGCTAATATTACTGCCGGCGATGGCTTCTTCAAGAAGTTGAGATGCTGTTGGTTGTATGGTTGGATGGTCCAGTTGGTGCTCAACGAGAACTCCACTGGTGTTTCGTTTAGCATCTGGAATGGGATGGGTGCTATAGCCTTTGGTTCCAAAACAAAGGACGAGTATAGCAAATCAGTAGCACCACCGCCCGTGATGCCGAACCTCCAAGAGCTTTTCTTTGACATTCCCGTTAGGGCCTTATATAAGGATGGAAAAGGTAGTTGTGGTGATCTTGGGCTGGAGTGCCTCCCTTTGCTTCGCAGTGTCCAAATAGCCGTCAACTGTGAGGGTGCCTCTGCTAATGACGTGGAGAAAGCAGAGACTGAGCTGAGAAACACAGCAAAACTCCATCCCAACAGTCCCAGAATCAATTTCAAACGATACAATGAACATAAGATAATGGCACAATCTACAGACCAAGATGACGAAGAG CCCGACGACGCTGGTGATAATAATGTTTCCATGAAACAACAGGAAGGCGGGGCCTGA
- the LOC101775452 gene encoding putative disease resistance RPP13-like protein 3 isoform X1, whose protein sequence is MLLPLYFLDTHRVYIPIPILSLGLYACRCLQVIKAEHANLSRAWYLARTILHPSAHCGMDLVAGAVGSVIGKLGELLQAEYKLQKGLPEQIESLKHELESAQTALSKVGEVPPEQLDPQVRLWASEVREASYDMEDILDTFLIEVADPAEKKDGLLKRLQKKMSKLFNKSKARHTIAGAIEDMKKRLQEVADRRDRFSVAVALPAPATKPDPRLADMHKEAAQLIGIDKARAELIAMLQPMSHGNGDSDVSSGGGSSSSSKMKIVSVVGVGGLGKTTLAKAVYDELGPRYDCGAFLSVGRKPDLAQILKEIFLLLDKKEYEAIRDVKNESLLIGELRKFLQNKRYFIVIDDVWDIPTWKTIKSALVENNSGSRVITTTRNRDVANREEVYELRALSPDHSEKLFITRLFGVNGKYPTHHPAEASEKILKKCGSVPLAIITMASLLVGKSREDWFDVCNSPGFYRGKGNQQVDDTEWILSLSYYDLPSYLRTCLLYLSVYPEDYEIEKDSLIWKWIAEGFVEKKSGTSLFQQGEEYFNQLINRSMIQAVESKRMGIVSGCRVHDMVLDLIRDLSYKENFVTISSNDDERTSPHQNRVRRLAHHNRIMKQTQQDDYMDMAQVRSLVACRCDFDSWILHPSFKIMRVLVLEGCGVPWEAWQGLIKHLGNLLHLRYFSLRNTFGGFYELPEEIGKLKFLQTLDLESSGIRVLPSAVCQLTQLVCLRGDRLHTYAPDGSFLRKVMSLEYLRIRIDNLDEESQRQFMKDLGNLSELRVLDITVDRLEGMVRSDLVHSLGNLHKLEHLEFHSAKFLPFRRVPSWISPTHLPILRYLWLPVDHMNESSLRNLGGLPELHTLWLMTTRRMLPACTATVANITAGDGFFKKLRCCWLYGWMVQLVLNENSTGVSFSIWNGMGAIAFGSKTKDEYSKSVAPPPVMPNLQELFFDIPVRALYKDGKGSCGDLGLECLPLLRSVQIAVNCEGASANDVEKAETELRNTAKLHPNSPRINFKRYNEHKIMAQSTDQDDEEPDDAGDNNVSMKQQEGGA, encoded by the exons ATGCTGCTTCCTCTATACTTTCTCGACACTCATCGAGTATATATACCTATCCCTATACTCTCACTGGGCTTGTACGCTTGCAGGTGTTTACAAGTAATTAAAGCTGAACATGCCAATCTCTCGAGAGCTTGGTACCTAGCGCGGACAATACTCCATCCCAGCGCGCATTGCGGCATGGATCTTGTGGCCGGGGCGGTGGGCAGCGTCATCGGCAAGCTCGGCGAGCTGCTCCAGGCGGAGTACAAGCTGCAGAAGGGCCTGCCTGAGCAAATCGAGTCTCTGAAACATGAGCTCGAGAGTGCGCAGACGGCTCTCAGCAAGGTGGGCGAGGTGCCGCCGGAGCAGCTCGATCCCCAGGTCCGGCTGTGGGCTAGCGAGGTCAGGGAGGCGTCCTACGACATGGAGGACATCCTCGATACCTTCCTCATCGAGGTGGCTGACCCAGCTGAGAAGAAGGATGGCCTGCTCAAACGTCTCCAAAAGAAGATGTCCAAGTTGTTCAACAAGAGCAAGGCGCGCCACACCATCGCCGGCGCCATCGAGGACATGAAGAAGCGACTCCAGGAGGTGGCTGACCGCCGTGACAGGTTCTCCGTTGCGGTGGCTCTACCTGCCCCAGCGACCAAGCCGGATCCTCGCCTTGCGGACATGCACAAAGAAGCGGCGCAGCTCATCGGCATCGACAAGGCGAGAGCAGAGCTCATAGCCATGCTTCAGCCGATGTCTCACGGCAATGGAGATTCTGACgtctccagcggcggcggtagcagcagcagcagcaagatgAAGATAGTTTCTGTGGTTGGAGTTGGAGGACTGGGCAAGACGACTCTTGCCAAGGCTGTTTACGATGAGCTTGGTCCGCGATATGATTGTGGAGCCTTTCTTTCCGTTGGCCGGAAACCTGACCTGGCGCAAATCTTAAAAGAAATCTTCCTTCTTCTCGACAAAAAGGAGTACGAGGCCATTCGTGATGTAAAGAACGAATCCCTGCTTATAGGCGAACTCCGAAAATTCCTCCAAAACAAGAG GTACTTCATCGTTATTGATGATGTATGGGATATACCAACTTGGAAGACAATTAAATCAGCCTTGGTTGAGAATAATAGTGGAAGTAGAGTAATCACAACTACTCGTAATCGAGATGTAGCCAACAGGGAGGAGGTTTACGAGCTACGCGCACTTTCTCCTGATCACTCAGAGAAATTATTCATAACGAGGCTGTTTGGTGTTAATGGCAAATATCCTACTCATCACCCTGCGGAGGCATCTGAAAAGATTCTGAAAAAATGTGGTAGTGTACCATTAGCTATCATCACAATGGCCAGTTTGCTGGTGGGTAAATCAAGAGAAGATTGGTTTGATGTGTGCAACTCTCCTGGTTTCTATCGTGGTAAGGGTAACCAGCAAGTAGATGATACTGAGTGGATATTGTCTCTTAGCTACTATGATCTGCCTTCTTATCTAAGGACCTGCTTACTGTATCTAAGTGTGTATCCAGAAGACTATGAGATTGAGAAAGATTCTTTGATATGGAAATGGATAGCTGAAGGTTTCGTGGAGAAGAAAAGTGGAACCAGCTTGTTTCAGCAGGGAGAGGAATACTTCAATCAGCTCATAAATAGAAGCATGATCCAGGCGGTCGAGTCAAAAAGGATGGGCATAGTAAGTGGCTGTCGTGTTCATGACATGGTTCTTGATCTCATCCGTGACTTGTCATATAAAGAAAATTTTGTGACTATCTCATCAAATGATGATGAAAGAACATCACCACATCAGAACAGGGTGCGCAGGTTAGCTCACCATAACAGAATTATGAAGCAAACTCAGCAGGACGATTACATGGATATGGCACAAGTGAGGTCATTGGTTGCCTGTAGGTGTGATTTTGATAGTTGGATCTTGCATCCAAGCTTTAAAATCATGCGAGTGCTAGTTTTAGAGGGATGCGGAGTACCTTGGGAAGCCTGGCAGGGTCTTATTAAGCACCTTGGAAATCTACTTCATTTGAGGTACTTTAGTCTACGAAATACATTTGGTGGGTTTTATGAGCTCCCGGAAGAAATAGGAAAACTGAAGTTTCTACAGACACTTGACTTGGAATCTTCTGGCATACGGGTACTGCCATCGGCCGTTTGCCAGTTAACGCAGTTAGTCTGCCTACGTGGTGACCGCCTCCATACGTACGCGCCGGATGGCTCGTTCCTGAGGAAGGTGATGTCATTAGAGTACCTGCGTATACGTATTGATAACTTGGATGAGGAGTCCCAGCGGCAATTTATGAAGGATCTTGGCAACCTGAGCGAACTCAGGGTGCTCGACATTACTGTCGATCGTTTGGAAGGGATGGTGCGGTCAGATCTAGTGCATTCACTAGGCAATCTCCACAAACTCGAGCATCTGGAGTTTCATTCCGCAAAATTTCTACCGTTCCGTCGGGTGCCATCATGGATTAGTCCCACGCATCTCCCCATCCTCCGCTACTTGTGGTTGCCTGTGGATCATATGAACGAGTCAAGTCTGCGAAACTTGGGTGGGTTGCCAGAGCTCCATACCCTCTGGTTAATGACAACGCGTCGGATGTTGCCAGCTTGCACCGCAACGGTAGCTAATATTACTGCCGGCGATGGCTTCTTCAAGAAGTTGAGATGCTGTTGGTTGTATGGTTGGATGGTCCAGTTGGTGCTCAACGAGAACTCCACTGGTGTTTCGTTTAGCATCTGGAATGGGATGGGTGCTATAGCCTTTGGTTCCAAAACAAAGGACGAGTATAGCAAATCAGTAGCACCACCGCCCGTGATGCCGAACCTCCAAGAGCTTTTCTTTGACATTCCCGTTAGGGCCTTATATAAGGATGGAAAAGGTAGTTGTGGTGATCTTGGGCTGGAGTGCCTCCCTTTGCTTCGCAGTGTCCAAATAGCCGTCAACTGTGAGGGTGCCTCTGCTAATGACGTGGAGAAAGCAGAGACTGAGCTGAGAAACACAGCAAAACTCCATCCCAACAGTCCCAGAATCAATTTCAAACGATACAATGAACATAAGATAATGGCACAATCTACAGACCAAGATGACGAAGAG CCCGACGACGCTGGTGATAATAATGTTTCCATGAAACAACAGGAAGGCGGGGCCTGA
- the LOC101775452 gene encoding putative disease resistance RPP13-like protein 3 isoform X2: MLLPLYFLDTHRVYIPIPILSLGLYACRCLQVIKAEHANLSRAWYLARTILHPSAHCGMDLVAGAVGSVIGKLGELLQAEYKLQKGLPEQIESLKHELESAQTALSKVGEVPPEQLDPQVRLWASEVREASYDMEDILDTFLIEVADPAEKKDGLLKRLQKKMSKLFNKSKARHTIAGAIEDMKKRLQEVADRRDRFSVAVALPAPATKPDPRLADMHKEAAQLIGIDKARAELIAMLQPMSHGNGDSDVSSGGGSSSSSKMKIVSVVGVGGLGKTTLAKAVYDELGPRYDCGAFLSVGRKPDLAQILKEIFLLLDKKEYEAIRDVKNESLLIGELRKFLQNKRYFIVIDDVWDIPTWKTIKSALVENNSGSRVITTTRNRDVANREEVYELRALSPDHSEKLFITRLFGVNGKYPTHHPAEASEKILKKCGSVPLAIITMASLLVGKSREDWFDVCNSPGFYRGKGNQQVDDTEWILSLSYYDLPSYLRTCLLYLSVYPEDYEIEKDSLIWKWIAEGFVEKKSGTSLFQQGEEYFNQLINRSMIQAVESKRMGIVSGCRVHDMVLDLIRDLSYKENFVTISSNDDERTSPHQNRVRRLAHHNRIMKQTQQDDYMDMAQVRSLVACRCDFDSWILHPSFKIMRVLVLEGCGVPWEAWQGLIKHLGNLLHLRYFSLRNTFGGFYELPEEIGKLKFLQTLDLESSGIRVLPSAVCQLTQLVCLRGDRLHTYAPDGSFLRKVMSLEYLRIRIDNLDEESQRQFMKDLGNLSELRVLDITVDRLEGMVRSDLVHSLGNLHKLEHLEFHSAKFLPFRRVPSWISPTHLPILRYLWLPVDHMNESSLRNLGGLPELHTLWLMTTRRMLPACTATVANITAGDGFFKKLRCCWLYGWMVQLVLNENSTGVSFSIWNGMGAIAFGSKTKDEYSKSVAPPPVMPNLQELFFDIPVRALYKDGKGSCGDLGLECLPLLRSVQIAVNCEGASANDVEKAETELRNTAKLHPNSPRINFKRYNEHKIMAQSTDQDDEEEGGA, translated from the exons ATGCTGCTTCCTCTATACTTTCTCGACACTCATCGAGTATATATACCTATCCCTATACTCTCACTGGGCTTGTACGCTTGCAGGTGTTTACAAGTAATTAAAGCTGAACATGCCAATCTCTCGAGAGCTTGGTACCTAGCGCGGACAATACTCCATCCCAGCGCGCATTGCGGCATGGATCTTGTGGCCGGGGCGGTGGGCAGCGTCATCGGCAAGCTCGGCGAGCTGCTCCAGGCGGAGTACAAGCTGCAGAAGGGCCTGCCTGAGCAAATCGAGTCTCTGAAACATGAGCTCGAGAGTGCGCAGACGGCTCTCAGCAAGGTGGGCGAGGTGCCGCCGGAGCAGCTCGATCCCCAGGTCCGGCTGTGGGCTAGCGAGGTCAGGGAGGCGTCCTACGACATGGAGGACATCCTCGATACCTTCCTCATCGAGGTGGCTGACCCAGCTGAGAAGAAGGATGGCCTGCTCAAACGTCTCCAAAAGAAGATGTCCAAGTTGTTCAACAAGAGCAAGGCGCGCCACACCATCGCCGGCGCCATCGAGGACATGAAGAAGCGACTCCAGGAGGTGGCTGACCGCCGTGACAGGTTCTCCGTTGCGGTGGCTCTACCTGCCCCAGCGACCAAGCCGGATCCTCGCCTTGCGGACATGCACAAAGAAGCGGCGCAGCTCATCGGCATCGACAAGGCGAGAGCAGAGCTCATAGCCATGCTTCAGCCGATGTCTCACGGCAATGGAGATTCTGACgtctccagcggcggcggtagcagcagcagcagcaagatgAAGATAGTTTCTGTGGTTGGAGTTGGAGGACTGGGCAAGACGACTCTTGCCAAGGCTGTTTACGATGAGCTTGGTCCGCGATATGATTGTGGAGCCTTTCTTTCCGTTGGCCGGAAACCTGACCTGGCGCAAATCTTAAAAGAAATCTTCCTTCTTCTCGACAAAAAGGAGTACGAGGCCATTCGTGATGTAAAGAACGAATCCCTGCTTATAGGCGAACTCCGAAAATTCCTCCAAAACAAGAG GTACTTCATCGTTATTGATGATGTATGGGATATACCAACTTGGAAGACAATTAAATCAGCCTTGGTTGAGAATAATAGTGGAAGTAGAGTAATCACAACTACTCGTAATCGAGATGTAGCCAACAGGGAGGAGGTTTACGAGCTACGCGCACTTTCTCCTGATCACTCAGAGAAATTATTCATAACGAGGCTGTTTGGTGTTAATGGCAAATATCCTACTCATCACCCTGCGGAGGCATCTGAAAAGATTCTGAAAAAATGTGGTAGTGTACCATTAGCTATCATCACAATGGCCAGTTTGCTGGTGGGTAAATCAAGAGAAGATTGGTTTGATGTGTGCAACTCTCCTGGTTTCTATCGTGGTAAGGGTAACCAGCAAGTAGATGATACTGAGTGGATATTGTCTCTTAGCTACTATGATCTGCCTTCTTATCTAAGGACCTGCTTACTGTATCTAAGTGTGTATCCAGAAGACTATGAGATTGAGAAAGATTCTTTGATATGGAAATGGATAGCTGAAGGTTTCGTGGAGAAGAAAAGTGGAACCAGCTTGTTTCAGCAGGGAGAGGAATACTTCAATCAGCTCATAAATAGAAGCATGATCCAGGCGGTCGAGTCAAAAAGGATGGGCATAGTAAGTGGCTGTCGTGTTCATGACATGGTTCTTGATCTCATCCGTGACTTGTCATATAAAGAAAATTTTGTGACTATCTCATCAAATGATGATGAAAGAACATCACCACATCAGAACAGGGTGCGCAGGTTAGCTCACCATAACAGAATTATGAAGCAAACTCAGCAGGACGATTACATGGATATGGCACAAGTGAGGTCATTGGTTGCCTGTAGGTGTGATTTTGATAGTTGGATCTTGCATCCAAGCTTTAAAATCATGCGAGTGCTAGTTTTAGAGGGATGCGGAGTACCTTGGGAAGCCTGGCAGGGTCTTATTAAGCACCTTGGAAATCTACTTCATTTGAGGTACTTTAGTCTACGAAATACATTTGGTGGGTTTTATGAGCTCCCGGAAGAAATAGGAAAACTGAAGTTTCTACAGACACTTGACTTGGAATCTTCTGGCATACGGGTACTGCCATCGGCCGTTTGCCAGTTAACGCAGTTAGTCTGCCTACGTGGTGACCGCCTCCATACGTACGCGCCGGATGGCTCGTTCCTGAGGAAGGTGATGTCATTAGAGTACCTGCGTATACGTATTGATAACTTGGATGAGGAGTCCCAGCGGCAATTTATGAAGGATCTTGGCAACCTGAGCGAACTCAGGGTGCTCGACATTACTGTCGATCGTTTGGAAGGGATGGTGCGGTCAGATCTAGTGCATTCACTAGGCAATCTCCACAAACTCGAGCATCTGGAGTTTCATTCCGCAAAATTTCTACCGTTCCGTCGGGTGCCATCATGGATTAGTCCCACGCATCTCCCCATCCTCCGCTACTTGTGGTTGCCTGTGGATCATATGAACGAGTCAAGTCTGCGAAACTTGGGTGGGTTGCCAGAGCTCCATACCCTCTGGTTAATGACAACGCGTCGGATGTTGCCAGCTTGCACCGCAACGGTAGCTAATATTACTGCCGGCGATGGCTTCTTCAAGAAGTTGAGATGCTGTTGGTTGTATGGTTGGATGGTCCAGTTGGTGCTCAACGAGAACTCCACTGGTGTTTCGTTTAGCATCTGGAATGGGATGGGTGCTATAGCCTTTGGTTCCAAAACAAAGGACGAGTATAGCAAATCAGTAGCACCACCGCCCGTGATGCCGAACCTCCAAGAGCTTTTCTTTGACATTCCCGTTAGGGCCTTATATAAGGATGGAAAAGGTAGTTGTGGTGATCTTGGGCTGGAGTGCCTCCCTTTGCTTCGCAGTGTCCAAATAGCCGTCAACTGTGAGGGTGCCTCTGCTAATGACGTGGAGAAAGCAGAGACTGAGCTGAGAAACACAGCAAAACTCCATCCCAACAGTCCCAGAATCAATTTCAAACGATACAATGAACATAAGATAATGGCACAATCTACAGACCAAGATGACGAAGAG GAAGGCGGGGCCTGA